A single region of the Xenopus laevis strain J_2021 chromosome 4L, Xenopus_laevis_v10.1, whole genome shotgun sequence genome encodes:
- the cfl1.L gene encoding cofilin-1-A → MTNPEIPPHLRVIDTADRKHNDHPLGLQTNSPNYYNTQQPPRDHTGNGSLPPHCTTLKDSGRRLLFSVSLEAVARLFIVPCSRPRLPSNPLLVFHRSKRGLSLQYKMASGVMVSDDVIKVFNEMKVRHQLSPEDAKKRKKAVVFCLSDDKKTIILEPGKEILQGDIGCNVEDPYKTFVKMLPRNDCRYALYDALYETKETKKEDLVFVFWAPEEASLKSKMIYASSKDAIKKRLPGIKHEWQINTYEDVNDPCNLADKLGGNTVVSLEGKSVRS, encoded by the exons ATGACCAATCCCGAAATCCCACCCCATTTGCGCGTCATAGACACAGCGGACCGCAAGCACAATGACCACCCCCTCGGACTACAAACTAATTCACCGAACTACTACAACACCCAGCAACCCCCGCGTGACCATACAGGAAACGGGTCCCTCCCTCCTCATTGTACAACGCTTAAAGATAGCGGAAGGAGGCTTCTTTTCAGTGTGAGTCTGGAGGCAGTGGCACGGCTATTCATCGTACCTTGCTCAAGACCCCGGCTGCCTTCTAACCCGCTTCTTGTATTTCATCGTTCTAAACGCGGCCTATCCCTTCAGTACAAAATG GCCTCTGGTGTGATGGTCTCCGATGATGTCATTAAAGTATTTAATGAAATGAAGGTGCGCCATCAACTCTCCCCAGAAGACGCCAAAAAACGCAAGAAGGCAGTTGTCTTCTGTCTTAGCGACGACAAGAAAACCATCATTTTGGAACCAGGAAAGGAGATCTTGCAAGGGGATATCGGTTGTAACGTTGAAGATCCCTACAAGACCTTTGTGAAGATGCTGCCCCGGAATGACTGCCGTTATGCACTGTATGATGCACTCTACGAGACAAAGGAAACAAAGAAAGAGGATCTTGTTTTTGTGTTCTG ggcCCCTGAAGAAGCCTCACTTAAAAGTAAAATGATCTACGCTAGCTCAAAAGATGCAATCAAGAAGAGATTACCAG GTATCAAACACGAGTGGCAAATAAACACCTATGAAGATGTAAACGATCCCTGTAACCTTGCGGATAAACTAGGGGGCAACACTGTAGTTTCCCTTGAAGGCAAATCCGTGAGAAGTTGA